In Poecilia reticulata strain Guanapo linkage group LG11, Guppy_female_1.0+MT, whole genome shotgun sequence, the genomic stretch TGAACTGGAGCCTGAGTTTTCTGATGTTAATGCATTGCTTAGTCATCACCTGAGGTATTCTGTCAAACCGCTTCTCTCTGCAAACGTCAGTCTTTCTGAGGAAGCATTTAGCTGGTGGAAGGTAAGTTGTCATACCTTCATATATGTCAGCAACTACAGCGTGAGAAACATGACCTCAACTGCTATAAATAAACAGTGCAGAAGCTGTTTGAGATATTCCCACCCACTTCCAGAGCCAAACACATAAGATACAGGACTTGTGCAGTCGTGGGAAACTCCGTCAACCTGAGAGGAGTGGCTTATGGACGCCTTGTAGATTTCCAAGAGGTCATTATAAGGTAAATGCCCCTGTTTCAGAAAagcattacaagaaaaaaagcaaactcccAAAGTTAGTCAGATTTCCCCTCTGTCCTGTTTAGAATGAATGGTGCACCAATACAAGGCCACAAAGAAGATGTCAGCGTCAAAACAACTCATGAAGGGAGGTGaataaaactgtcatgacactgtcataaacatgataacACCtctcatgaacatgaataaaccttcatgaatatttatgattgtcataaagcgtcattcgataaattatgacacttttaatacaaagttgacattattcaaaatgtctttgctatgacaacttgacattaaccaataaatcattagtgtttaaactttacccttaataatataaagttacctcatttttaaagtgtagtcagtaatacttttatgacaaatttatatcagtaatgagcTGTGAGGCCGTaacgggtaaaaaaaaaaccagctgCTGTGATTCATCATTATTTTTGGATGATTGTTATGTGACATACatgtaggttttattttctgtctttctgcacCATTTCTTTAACCTACGGTTCTGTTTACTTCCTGCTATCTATTCCGTCTTGATGTTCGTAGGTGTGTTGATTAGACTATGCTTATTGCTTTTACTGCAGTTTTACTGGAGTAAAACTTGCAGTAAACTGCATGTTTACTGCAAGTAAAACATACAAGTAAATCTGCAAGTTTTACTTGTTCTGCCGGTCTATCCCCTcacatgtttctttgttttcaccCTCATATGACCAGGCTCAATGACTGTCAGATTTTCCTCTTTGCTGATCTCTTTGACATCTCTGTTATGCAGACTACCTGGTCATCggctttttgttagttttgttgtCCATTCATTCTATACTCTTAATTTGGATTAGCCTGCTGAACTCCAGCTCCTGCCACGTTCTGGGGATACTTTTAAATCTGCaaggatttttatttgactCGTCTCCTGCCTCCTCATGTGATACATTGGGAGAATCCATCAACTTAACAACAACTATATTTTCCAATCTCCTGTAAGTTTATTCACTTAGCTTATAGGAATGTGTTGTACATATTGACATGCAAGTTGTTTCTTTAACTTTGggtaaaattttgaaaagttatgTCTTTTATTAGGGAAATTTCAGAAGCATAGGACTTACCTTAAATGTAatctaaaattaatgttttttttatttaaaattgtaattttttttttttttttactcatacACTCTTTGCAGGCTGAACAAAAATCGCACATGCAGAAtgactttcaaaatgaaactgttGGTTTTCCTGCTGAGCGTGGCTGTGGTTGGAATCTTAAAGTTCTACTTCAGAAGTTCTCCAGCGACCCAAACCTCGGCGCCCTCTTTAATCAAAGACAATCTGCTGTTTATGCGTCACATCGAGCCATTTTTGTCTGCAAAGACCAACCTGTCTGTGGAAACTTTCACCTGGTGGAGAGTaagttgtgacttttttattttttataagtaTCTTTTCTAATAATGAAGGTGTGagattgtgtaatttttttttttttactcctggaAACGAACTTGTCCAACCAGATTTGTGTTCgggttgttttgggtttttcaggCCATTCAGTTTGAGCTACGTGACCTCGGTTACTTTAACTTAACACAGAAGAGGCTTTTTGAAATATTCCCATCTATTCCCATATTTGGAAAACCCACGGCGGACAGAGTCAGAAGCTGTGCTGTGGTGGGAAATTCTATGAACTTAAAAGGTTCCGGCTATGGGCGCCTAATAGATTCCCATGAAGCCATTATAAGgcaagtctctctctctctctctgtctttttttttctggaaagcaaacattaatttataaataaattgtctCCCTGCTGTTCAGAATGAACTTTGGTCCAGTCAATGGCTACGAAGAAGACGTGGGGACCAAAACAACACATCATGCCATGTACCCAGAGAGCGCCATGGATTTAGATAACTCTACTCATCTTGTACTGTTTCCATTTAAGATAAATGACATTGAGTGGATCATCAAGGCCTTCACAACAGGTTTCTATGGAAGGTGAGAAATAGTTCAAAAGATAAACCATTAACACGattcactgtttttttgttttcttcctatCCTATCATACGGTTGCCCTGAAGGACAAACCACATCAACACATTTCTAAAGACAACTACAAATtggaaaacacaacatattCAAAAACACGACAACATTAACTGAGTTCAACTACAAATTATGAAAACACAACGACGTTAACAAAACAGAAGAGGTAGAGCCAAGTTGGAACACTTGGACATTGATTGGACAAAACCACATTTGTCTTTAGAACAGGAAATGATTCTGGCTTTAGCgcatttgttgaaaatatgaatGCTAGCGGTGATGCTAAAATAGCTACCGCTATGCATGAATATTTTGAGAGAGCAAATAAATGACAGAATTATTTCTAGTTTTGAAGGTCAAAAGTGGAATTATCCAATCAACAATGTCTCAGGTTTCCCACTGagaatttcatgttttctaaaactgtAGTTGTGTTTAGTGATTTGTTGAAGTGGTTTTCACTTTTGGGCCTCTGCACTGACATGatgacacataaaaaaacagaataaattctAAGGTAGCACATCATTGTGAAGTTTAGAGAAATACATACATGGTTGTGCGACATGTATTGGTATTCAGCATCCAGAGGTTGCTGTTCCAGCAGCAACATTGAaaatacagccagagctacaaccCCTTAGATCACCCACTGTTCATTTCATATAATTGACCTAGTTAAAGTCTCAACTTAAATCTATAACAAGGTTTTAGAAAGAGATATTAAAACATTCTCTCTGTCTGAGCTttagctattttgcaaaaacattggGGAAAAGTAGTTTTAAGATGTTCGGAGCTGGTAAAGACGTGTCCCAAAAAGACTCCTGGCTGCCACGGCAACAAAAGTAGTTCCAGAAATTGACTCAGGGAAGCTTAGTGCAAATTCAAGcaagttttcaattttttactAGTAAAAGactcatatttttctttaacaggcGATTCAAACATTATTCTAATTAAACTAatggctctttttttccctaattTTTGCTCTACTTCTTCTGAAGAACAAacattgatgttttaaaatgctttataatATTGTTTGACTGTTTCTccacatttgttgtttttagtttctgcCAAGTTTCTGCTTAGTTTCTTGTCCTGAAGTAGTGACTCAATATTTCTTTGCCAGATCAGATGATATATCTACTCTGTAATATTAATGcacaccaagatatttgcaaCCAGCTAGAAGATTAGTTTGGGATAACGTTAGCCAGGCCTGTAGcagtaaatcaataaatcaatcaattgcacaataaattaaaacaactgaataatttccatttgaatgatttatcttttttttccctcttttctcgGTCTAGTCAAAACTGGATGACTAAAGTCTTCCGTCTGGAACATTTGTCTCAATTAGCATCTTTTTCTAAAGGACAAATTTATTGAAGTAATTTTatgctgttgtttctgttgttttgtttatttttgagggGATTTTTAAAGTATCTTTCAGTTCTaatgattaaatattcattagaatctttgagaatgtgttcttgcattatcaTGCCATTACTATTTTATTACTTGAGAAtgttctcaaaacaatattatcgtttatcgcaataacttctagGACAATTtgtcgtccagcaaaatttgttatcatgacaggcctgcAGTTTGCTGACTCCCACCCTAAAATATGCTTCATATGTGCTGTGAATCTAAAGTGcgacttcattttcatttagtttgtttctatttttgctgAGTGTTTTTAGTGACACGTCTCACTGCTTTTAACAGATCTTACGCaccaataaaatccaaaataaaagccaacaaAGACTTGGTGAGTACCGCATAAATGAATGGAAGAAGttattaatttgaacatgtaaACATTAAATGACCAACAAAAATTGACCTGCAAAAATTTAAGACTATTTGTGCAAACTCTTGATAACAGGTGCTGGTGGTCAATCCAGCTTTTATGAAGTATACTCATGAGGTCTGGCTGAAAAAGATGGGGTTGTATCCATCCACTGGTTTTATGACTTTTCTTCTTACACTTCACGTTTGTGATGAGGTAAGTTGGTCTTTCTCCTAAAAGGAAAGAAGTCTTTTCTCTTGAAAGAGTAAGAGACAACAAccttttcagtttattattggATGTGTATAAAAATGTACTTCCTTTGTGGTTCTACAGTGTGTGAGAGCAAAAATGAGGAGTTCCTAGTGGTTCACTGCATCAGCAGATAGGAACCCCTGTTCAAAAGGAAACGTTTGTCAAGTTTCTTTCCTGAAATATACCAGTGTGAGAGAGACATCAGCATAAAGAGGCTATTTTAACCTAACAAGGGTTTACGTCTATTTCTAATCGACGGATCATTCACAAATGTCAAAGCAGTCTTTCCAAAAAGTCAATGTTCTGTagaatagcaaaacaaaaaccaggagCTCAATTTCTACAAATCCCAGTTAGCATGTTCAGTGTTACAGTTCATGAACGTACAATTGTAAAAGGACTGAAAAAGCACCGCTTGCTCAGAAGGCTTCCCTGGAGAAAGCCTTTTTCAGTATGCTTCATTTTATGATAAATGACGGCACTTCTAAAAAGCACAGCGTTCTCCAACGCATTCAGAAACTGGTACAAGGTCAGAGATTAGCAAAAATGAAAGTTTCTTCTGTCTTCCTCTCACCAAAGTTTTATAGATAAAACTTATTGCTTGATcgattgattgaaataaaacaaagtttgacatAAGAGTAGCAAAAGCAGCAACGCTGCACTTGTGTTGCACTCGGTGCTCATTTTGGCACCGAGCCCAACACTGTCAGACAGGAGATGTTCAGGAAAAATTGCCGAGTCACTGTtggcgtgcgaggactgaggcaaacgtagaggtctatggaaaatgatacaggttttaCGAGTGTGGCGTCAGTTGGACCGCATTtcgacatacaagggttaagcATTTGACCTTGAGTGCAAAAGTAGGAGTTTCTGGATTTGTTTCTTCTCCTGTAGTCGTCAGTAAAACCTCAAGCTTTAAGTtattaaactgcaaaaaaataaaataaaataaaatagagatCTAAAGCCTGAAGTTGAACAAGTTATTACATCACATGACGAAACAGTGGCAACACACAAAAAGCTGGTCAACAGTAAGAGGGTTTGATTACTGTTTCACCAATAAAGATTTTTCAATTTCTTATTGAGaaggaagtgacatcactgcCTCACTTGTTGTCAGATGTGCATGTTCGGTTCtctgattttaaatcaaaatctgtcAAAGAatggatatttttttgtcttgattctAAGTCGTTTTTTGTTCCTACTCCTGCAGGTCCATGTGTTTGGTTTTGGAGCAGACGATAAGGGGAGCTGGGGGCATTACTGGGAAACGCTTCAAGACAAAAACTTCAAAACCGGACCTCACGCTGGAACCCACGAGTATAAAATCATTCAGGGGTTGGCTGATGGGAAAACAATCAAACTCTATAAAGGCTCGTGAGCTTTTTGTCTTGGACTGTAGAGGTCAGGATTAGTTCAGTGATAGTGAGTTTTCATTCTCTGATTATTATAATAATACAGTAATATATTTTGTCACCACATGCAAACCTGAGGCCTGCTAGATCACATCTCACTTTAAACAAGCAAACTTTGAagctttttcaaacatttagattatttttgattgaataatattgtagaccagtgtttcccaaccctggtcctcaaggcacactgacctgcatgttttagatgttccccctgcttcaacacaccccattcagatgattacaattcagcaaaaccctgttaatcagccatcaattgaaatcatgtgtgctgaagtgATGTTGTAAACCATTCTCCTTAggtttatggtttttattttttttttaaacttgacagGTTAGCCTTATTTGAAGAAAGTCAATTTAAAGCAATTTacttatgttctttttttttttttacctgttgttttaataaaacttatttttaagttgGGTCAGAGCATACACAGATCCGAAGCTCTTCCTGGTCTGCAGCAGTGCTCAAAGGGCTACAATGATGCATGTCAAGGTGACGCTGAGGATAAAACGGAATCATAGGGAAGTCAAACTGTATCTGTAAATCTCCACTgtgcttttatttgctttgtaagtgtattttatttaaaataaatacctttACTTATGCAAAACCTGTCGTGTTTCTCTACAAGCGACACTTTCAATTTTACCATTTtcatgatggaaaaaaatgcattgatagATATGGACTGTGTTGGAAATATTAGTTTAATTACgctagttttttgttttttttactcaatttgAGTTATATTTAGACTCAGTGGGTTAAGTCAATATGTAACTTAATCAAcagaacatttttctcagaTATGAATCTCACGTGATGACTAAAATTAGTCTAAGAGTTTTTCATGTCAGATTAATTTCTTAAGAGTGGATATAAGTCATATATCCATCTGAAAAATGTTCTAGTCCTTTATAAccaaagaagttaaaaaaaactaatcagaaaataTAGAGTGTAATAGATGTTTAGTATTGAAACACCTATTTGTTTGGTGAGGTCATTAGAGCTCTGTTGTGGACTCGGAAACCAATTTGAAGGGATGAAAAAACACGGACAGCCAATAAACTTTGGTCCGGCGTTCTAAATGTTTCCGTATGAAATAAGCATGTCTAACTTTATACCCTGGGAAACAATGCGGGGAAGGATGGCTTGGACAGCGGATAGACATCCTTGACCTTGGTAACGGCTGCATGGTCTCTGGCCGATGAACAGCAACACGCCATTATGGGCTGTTTGAGACCACCTCTAAACGGTACGTATCAGACTGCAAAAAACCCGCCTCGAGGTATTTTCGTGtaaaaataattgtcaaattaaaaaatctcTGAGTGTACAATTTGATCATTTGAGCTATGAAAAAATATGACCTGatgtttaacttgaaaatactagctgcatttttatagaaaagtaCAAATTGATATTACGAAGATAAACACggcaatttagaaaaaactcacgtttttcaataaaaggtttttgcgCTAGTTTGAGCTGGTTTTTCGGCCTTATGGAACTGGTtatatttcgcaaaactgcaatcaaaacactttttttccccacatttgaGTCATATGACCAAACAGCCAGATGCTTCTACTAGCGGAAACGacagaagacgacaggaagtagaagaATGATGGTTtgctctgtttattttattttttctggacaatgtgcagctggctccagcAGAGCTCTCACACCGTTGCAAAaagcttttctgtaaaatcacagaCTACAGTTTCCCCAAAACGCAGCAAACGTAGCCAGTCtaaagtaggcggggcttgtcgcCCAGACGCCTCAGTAAGACACGACGTCTCTGATGGTTGATAGATGATGAGCGTTGGCGCCATGACTGAATTATCAATACATCttatgtaactgtttacatccgtcGCTACTGtaattttaatgactt encodes the following:
- the LOC103472017 gene encoding CMP-N-acetylneuraminate-beta-galactosamide-alpha-2,3-sialyltransferase 1-like — protein: MNGAPIQGHKEDVSVKTTHEGSLLNSSSCHVLGILLNLQGFLFDSSPASSCDTLGESINLTTTIFSNLLLNKNRTCRMTFKMKLLVFLLSVAVVGILKFYFRSSPATQTSAPSLIKDNLLFMRHIEPFLSAKTNLSVETFTWWRAIQFELRDLGYFNLTQKRLFEIFPSIPIFGKPTADRVRSCAVVGNSMNLKGSGYGRLIDSHEAIIRMNFGPVNGYEEDVGTKTTHHAMYPESAMDLDNSTHLVLFPFKINDIEWIIKAFTTGFYGRSYAPIKSKIKANKDLVLVVNPAFMKYTHEVWLKKMGLYPSTGFMTFLLTLHVCDEVHVFGFGADDKGSWGHYWETLQDKNFKTGPHAGTHEYKIIQGLADGKTIKLYKGS